From a single Loxodonta africana isolate mLoxAfr1 chromosome 9, mLoxAfr1.hap2, whole genome shotgun sequence genomic region:
- the LOC100674314 gene encoding olfactory receptor 13C7-like, giving the protein MGRTNQSVTEFVLLGLSGYPELEAIYFVLVLCMYLVILLGNGLIIIVSVFNSHLHTPMYFFLSNLSFLDVCYTSSSIPLFLSSFLTSKKTISFPGCGVQMFLSFAMGATECVLLSMMAFDRYVAICNPLRYPIIMSKASYVPMAAGSWIAGGVNSVLQTSLAMRLPFCGDNVINHFTCEILAVLKLACADISVNVISMIVANMIFLVVPVLFIFISYVFILSTILRIPSAEGRRKAFSTCSAHLTVVIVFYGTILFMYAQPKAKDSSGADKEQVADKIISLFYGVVTPMLNRLIYSLRNKDVKAAVKNMLCQKLSSEGL; this is encoded by the coding sequence ATGGGAAGGACCAATCAATCTGTGACAGAATTTGTCCTGCTGGGGCTTTCTGGCTACCCAGAGCTTGAGGCCATTTACTTTGTGTTGGTCCTGTGTATGTACCTGGTGATCCTGCTGGGAAATGGACTCATTATCATTGTAAGTGTCTTCAACTCCCATCtacacactcccatgtactttttcctcagtaaCTTATCATTCTTGGACGTTTGTTATACCAGTTCTTCTATTCCTCTGTTTCTCAGCAGCTTCTTAACTTCAAAGAAAACGATTTCCTTCCCTGGGTGTGGAGTGCAAATGTTTCTCTCTTTTGCTATGGGAGCCACAGAGTGTGTCCTTCTAAGTATGATGGCgtttgaccgctatgtggccatctgtaatcCTCTGAGATATCCCATCATCATGAGCAAGGCTTCATATGTGCCTATGGCTGCTGGATCCTGGATTGCAGGGGGTGTCAATTCTGTGCTGCAAACCTCTCTTGCAATGCGGCTTCCTTTCTGTGGGGATAATGTCATTAATCATTTCACTTGTGAAATTTTGGCTGTCTTAAAATTGGCTTGTGCTGACATCTCCGTAAATGTTATTAGCATGATTGTTGCAAATATGATTTTTCTTGTGGTCCCagtacttttcatttttatttcctatgttttcattctctccaCCATCCTGAGGATTCCTTCTGCAGAAGGAAGGCGCAAAGCCTTCTCTACTTGCTCTGCGCACCTGACAGTGGTGATTGTATTCTATGGGACCATCCTCTTTATGTATGCACAGCCCAAGGCTAAAGACTCTTCTGGTGCAGACAAAGAACAAGTTGCAGACAAAATCATCTCTCTTTTCTATGGAGTGGTGACTCCCATGCTCAATCGTCTCATTTACAGTTTGAGGAACAAGGATGTGAAGGCAGCTGTAAAGAATATGCTATGTCAGAAACTCTCCTCTGAGGGATTGTAG